A region from the Aphis gossypii isolate Hap1 chromosome 1, ASM2018417v2, whole genome shotgun sequence genome encodes:
- the LOC114126496 gene encoding cholesterol 7-desaturase nvd: protein MEKSIISILAVSLSIQLMREYCSGDCCKYVAVGVCASLGLWYGYRFLIRPLDIQRKLADVGYKQHFTQNQWASKDKLHLIRSMMRLRKKGALPPVYPNGWFALLDSDQVNVNQVKYVTALGENFAVFRASNGDVNILNAYCPHLGANMAIGGIVKGNCLQCPFHGWAFDGTSGKCVRIPNDCSSNGLLRKTASVKRWESCEANGFVFVWYHAENEAPSWRPAADVQLTGRGWTYRGRSEHYVNAHIQDIPENGADVAHLPALHGHMALGGQYAAQADRSPWRWLGVHEWTAAWRADGTRGSHVSALDLQHRLLMFGKFAVFNLNVEAQQIGPGLVILNFKTSFGPIKLIQVVTPVEPLIQKVVHRIYCPTYLSLYATIVLFMEAVMFERDVVIWNHKSYVEKPLASKQEATLLAHRKWYKQFYSANSKQFSNRKETIDW from the exons ATGGAAAAATCGATAATTTCTATTTTGGCAGTCAGTCTATCGATTCAGTTGATGCGTGAATACTGTAGTGGCGACTGCTGCAAGTACGTGGCTGTAGGAGTTTGTGCATCATTGGGATTGTGGTACGGTTACCGCTTTTTGATCAGACCATTGGACATACAAAGG aaaTTGGCTGATGTGGGTTACAAACAGCATTTCACACAAAATCAGTGGGCGTCAAAAGATAAGTTACACTTAATACGATCCATGATGAGGCTAAGGAAAAAAGGAGCATTACCACCAGTTTATCCAAATGGATGGTTTGCGCTCCTGGACTCAGATCAAGTCAACGTCAATCAAGTTAAATACGTGACGGCTTTAG gaGAAAATTTTGCAGTGTTTCGTGCGTCCAACGGCGACGTTAACATACTAAACGCTTACTGTCCTCATTTGGGTGCTAATATGGCTATTGGAGGAATAGTTAAAGGAAACTGTCTCCAGTGTCCGTTTCATGGATGGGCATTTGACGGTACCAGTGGGAAGTGTGTCCGAATACCGAACGATTGCAGTTCGAATG GACTGTTGCGGAAGACGGCGTCGGTGAAGAGATGGGAGAGTTGTGAAGCCAACGGATTCGTGTTCGTGTGGTACCACGCGGAGAACGAGGCGCCGTCGTGGCGTCCGGCCGCAGACGTCCAGCTGACCGGCCGGGGATGGACGTACCGCGGCCGCAGCGAGCACTACGTGAACGCGCACATCCAAGACATCCCGGAAAACGGGGCGGATGTGGCCCACCTTCCGGCATTGCACGGCCACATGGCGCTGGGCGGCCAGTACGCCGCGCAGGCCGACCGGTCGCCGTGGAGGTGGCTCGGCGTCCACGAGTGGACGGCCGCTTGGCGAGCGGACGGCACGCGCGGCAGTCACGTGTCCGCGCTCGACCTGCAGCATAGGCTACTGATGTTTGGAAAGTTTGCGGTTTTCAATCTGAACGTGGAAGCGCAacaa ataggtCCTGGAttagtgattttaaattttaaaaccagtTTTGGGCCCATAAAATTGATCCAAGTTGTCACACCTGTTGAGCCATTGATTCAAAAAGTTGTTCATCGAATCTACTGTCCAACGTATTTATCACTGTATGctacaatagttttatttatggaAGCTGTAATG ttTGAAAGAGATGTAGTTATTTGGAATCACAAGAGTTATGTAGAAAAGCCTTTAGCTTCAAAACAAGAAGCAACATTATTGGCACATAGAAAAtggtacaaacaattttatagtgCTAATAGCAAGCAATTTAGCAACAGAAAAGAAACAATAGATtggtga
- the LOC114126493 gene encoding xaa-Pro aminopeptidase ApepP-like — MAVRSTGPLLARLRDLMKLKYLGEPIQGYIVLSEDAHQNEYISACDGRRAFITGFTGSAGVALITQNEALLWTDGRYFVQAQQQLDDNWTLMKMGLPDTPTLAEWLTKNMKAGSRIAVDANLITYSEWRRINKEIKYKGINLVPLDTNLIDRMWSDRPSIPSNPVKPLNITFTGKKCGEKVEEVRQKMTEKNATILLVTALDEIAWLLNLRGSDITYNPVFYSYVIVTHTDVHLFVDDKKLDSTVPEHFKSENLSVIIQPYDKLHTFFNDILASDNSKTGKVWVSDRSSYNLVNIVPKSNRISKPTPIPLMKAIKNSVEINGLKNAHIKDGAALCSYFAWLEENISLGNLTEISGAEKLLSFRSLQEDFVGPSFETISSSGPNGGIIHYSPTPETDRKLSVDEMYLCDSGGQFLDGTTDVTRTLHFGTPTEYQKECFTRVFKGQANLAMSKFPHKILGNCLDSYARRFLWDVGLDYMHGTGHGIGAYLNVHEGPMGISWREIPNDPGLQAGMFLSNEPGYYEEDFGIRIEDIVLVKDSTTDYKMPQKPFLQFETVTLCPIQTKMLMIDLLTDKEIDYLNEYHHRCLEVLTPLLEKLNDQRALTWLKKETQPIKR; from the exons ATGGCAGTGCGTAGTACTGGGCCTCTTTTGGCGAGATTGCGTGACCTgatgaagttaaaatatttaggtgaACCTATTCAaggttatattgttttatcagAAGATGCTCATCAA aatgaGTATATTTCCGCATGTGATGGACGGCGAGCTTTTATTACTGGTTTTACAGGTTCTGCTGGTGTTGCTCTTATTACGCAAAATGAGGCCTTATTGTGGACTGATGGTCGTTACTTTGTCCAAGCCCAACAACAGTTAGATGATAATTGGACTTTAATGAAAATGg GATTACCAGATACACCTACATTAGCTGAATGgcttacaaaaaatatgaaagcTGGTTCTAGAATTGCTGTTGATGCAAATCTAATAACATATAGTGAATGGCGTAGAatcaataaagaaataaaatataaaggcaTTAATTTGGTTCCATTAGATACCAACCTCATAGATCGTATGTGGTCTGACCGTCCATCTATCCCATCAAATCCAGTTAAACCgttaaacattacatttactg GTAAAAAGTGTGGTGAAAAAGTTGAAGAAGTTAGACAGAAAATGACTGAAAAAAATGCTACTATTTTGTTAGTAACTGCTCTTGATGAAATTGCAT ggtTACTAAACTTGAGAGGATCTGACATTACGTATAATCcagtattttattcatatgtcATTGTCACACACACAGATGTCCATTTATTTGTTGATGATAAAAAGCTAGATTCAACTGTAccagaacattttaaaagtgaaAACTTGTCAGTCATTATACAACCTTATGATAAactacatacatttttcaatgatatt ctGGCATCAGACAATAGTAAGACTGGAAAAGTTTGGGTGTCAGACCGATCTAGTTATAACTTGGTTAACATTGTACCTAAATCAAATCGCATATCTAAACCTACTCCAATTCCACTCATGAAAGCTATTAAAAACTCAGTTGAaattaatg gtCTTAAAAATGCCCATATCAAAGATGGTGCTGCATTGTGTTCATATTTTGCTTGGTTAGAAGAAAACATATCACTTGGAAATTTAACCGAAATATCAGGTGCTGAAAAGTTATTATCATTTagaag ctTGCAAGAAGATTTTGTGGGTCCAAGTTTTGAAACAATTTCTTCATCTGGTCCAAATGGTggaataattcattattcacCAACTCCAGAAACTGATAGAAAATTAAGTGTAGATGAAATGTATTTGTGTGATTCTGGCGGTCaattttt gGATGGAACTACTGATGTAACTCGTACACTGCATTTTGGAACACCTACTGAATATCAAAAAGAATGTTTCACCAGAGTTTTTAAAGGCCAAGCAAATTTAGCCATGAGCAAATTTCCTCACAAAAtcctt ggAAATTGTCTGGATTCATATGCACGAAGATTTTTATGGGATGTTGGTTTAGATTACATGCATGGTACAGGTCACGGTATTGGTGCTTACTTAAATGTACATGAAGGACCTATGGGAATATCTTGGAGAGAAATACCGAATGATCCTGGATTACAAGCTGGaatgtttttatcaaatg AACCAGGATATTACGAAGAAGATTTTGGTATTCGTATTGAAGACATTGTCTTAGTTAAAGATTCTACAACTGACTATAAAATGCCACAGAAgccatttttacaatttgaaaCTGTAACTTTGTGCCCTATACAAACTAAAATGTTGATGATAGATTTGCTCACTGATAAAGAA attgactatttaaatgaataccaTCACAGGTGTTTGGAAGTACTGACACcgttattagaaaaattaaatgatcagAGAGCATTAACATGGCTTAAAAAGGAAACACAACCAATTAAGCGATAA